The following are encoded together in the Bacteroidota bacterium genome:
- a CDS encoding porin family protein has translation MKKIVRWLSFSVLLVVLLLCLQTRAFPQVRVGGEAGINIATLSVSLNDFYWDDSRVSSYVGPAFGGIVQADLTSLLFLRIEPMYVQKGTKLRIDYSVFAGPPLSTTQPLKLEFLELPVTLGIQFGEGALRPHLFAGPNIGYMLTRGYSRIDFALDAGLGGEYALSSACSILLDVRYSAGLNNLNSEDPGAPELRSRGIQPMVGLLFRP, from the coding sequence ATGAAGAAGATAGTCCGATGGCTTTCATTTTCTGTGCTCCTGGTGGTTCTGTTGCTCTGCCTTCAAACGAGAGCATTCCCTCAGGTCCGGGTGGGCGGAGAGGCGGGAATCAACATCGCGACGCTTTCGGTTTCTCTGAATGATTTCTACTGGGACGATTCGAGGGTTTCCTCCTACGTAGGGCCGGCCTTCGGCGGAATAGTGCAGGCCGATCTGACAAGTCTCCTGTTCCTCAGGATCGAACCGATGTATGTTCAAAAGGGGACGAAGCTGCGTATCGACTACAGCGTCTTTGCCGGTCCGCCTTTGAGTACCACGCAACCCCTCAAGCTCGAGTTTCTTGAATTGCCGGTTACTCTCGGCATTCAGTTCGGTGAGGGTGCTCTCAGGCCGCATTTGTTTGCAGGTCCCAATATCGGGTACATGCTGACACGCGGATATAGCCGGATCGATTTCGCGCTCGATGCAGGCCTCGGCGGAGAATACGCGCTCTCCTCCGCATGTTCGATTCTCCTGGATGTCCGTTACTCTGCGGGACTCAATAATCTCAATTCCGAGGATCCGGGGGCTCCGGAACTCCGCTCCCGGGGCATTCAACCGATGGTCGGCCTGCTCTTCCGGCCCTGA
- a CDS encoding matrixin family metalloprotease — protein sequence MSHRQELKGALIALVTILGLTLLFVLLLPDPSGDYSRLGTPRSSGDAEPGYPMKFSVGSLDPRFGITRARFLKLIGEAGSVWERPVGLELFRYDSSAPFRIEMVFDARQQRRIEERMMRGKISLTGKSFDNLRDEYDSKVVVVKELESKYSGDLSACEQKVEAHNRKVARWNESGGAPKEVYSELNAEEVELNKFHANLERERIALNVAISEATALSDAINKLVTQYNLQIENYNGRFVSVREFEKGQFNGSEINIYEYEEEVDLRAALAHELGHALGFGHVEDSTSIMFYKLEKQDLAHLSLKAGDMRLLEDKFPGAHLSLPRAASQTGK from the coding sequence TTGAGCCATAGACAGGAGTTAAAGGGAGCTCTCATAGCCCTCGTCACAATTCTTGGTCTGACTCTCCTCTTCGTACTTCTTCTCCCGGACCCTTCGGGAGATTATTCCCGTCTCGGCACTCCCCGATCAAGCGGCGATGCGGAGCCCGGCTATCCGATGAAATTCAGCGTCGGATCCCTCGATCCCCGATTTGGAATCACCAGGGCGAGGTTCCTCAAACTGATAGGAGAAGCGGGGTCGGTGTGGGAGAGGCCGGTGGGTCTCGAGCTCTTCCGGTATGACTCGTCCGCTCCGTTTAGAATAGAAATGGTTTTTGACGCGAGACAACAGCGAAGGATCGAGGAGAGAATGATGAGGGGGAAGATCAGCCTGACGGGAAAGTCCTTCGACAACCTGAGGGATGAATATGATTCGAAGGTTGTGGTGGTGAAAGAGCTGGAAAGCAAGTATTCCGGGGACCTGTCGGCTTGCGAGCAGAAGGTTGAGGCGCACAATCGCAAGGTCGCGCGCTGGAACGAATCCGGAGGGGCGCCGAAGGAGGTCTATTCGGAGCTCAATGCGGAGGAGGTCGAGCTCAACAAGTTTCACGCAAACCTGGAACGGGAGCGTATCGCGCTGAACGTTGCGATATCGGAAGCGACCGCTCTGTCGGACGCCATCAATAAGCTGGTCACCCAATATAACCTCCAAATCGAGAACTACAACGGGCGGTTTGTATCCGTGCGGGAGTTCGAGAAGGGCCAGTTCAACGGGAGCGAAATCAATATCTATGAATATGAAGAAGAGGTGGACCTGAGGGCTGCCCTGGCTCACGAACTCGGCCACGCTCTCGGGTTCGGACATGTCGAAGACTCGACGTCGATCATGTTCTATAAATTGGAGAAGCAGGATCTGGCCCACCTCAGCCTCAAGGCGGGGGATATGCGTCTCCTGGAAGACAAATTTCCCGGCGCGCATTTGTCCCTCCCGAGGGCTGCGAGTCAAACCGGCAAGTAG
- a CDS encoding methyltransferase, with product MNAKTMSLVAVAIAVAGVVFLAFKDYLISSNPLGLSIQGLAFGLMLWARVTFGRRSFHAGANPTEGEMVTRGPYRYLRHPIYAAATYFILAGVFSHRSADAIAVAVLVVLCLVVRILLEEQFLKAAYPDYVEYSGRTKRIIPFVF from the coding sequence ATGAATGCCAAGACGATGTCGCTGGTCGCCGTGGCGATCGCTGTCGCCGGTGTGGTTTTCCTGGCTTTCAAGGACTATCTGATTTCTTCCAACCCTCTCGGACTTTCAATTCAAGGCCTCGCGTTTGGCCTGATGCTCTGGGCGCGCGTTACGTTTGGCAGGCGTAGCTTCCATGCCGGAGCCAATCCGACGGAAGGAGAGATGGTCACGCGAGGTCCCTACCGTTACCTGCGGCATCCTATCTATGCGGCCGCTACGTACTTCATCCTGGCAGGCGTCTTCTCTCACCGGTCGGCAGACGCGATCGCCGTTGCGGTCCTCGTTGTCCTTTGCCTGGTTGTGAGAATTCTCCTCGAAGAACAGTTCCTCAAAGCCGCGTATCCTGACTATGTGGAGTATTCCGGAAGGACCAAGAGAATAATCCCCTTTGTGTTCTGA
- a CDS encoding (4Fe-4S)-binding protein — MREITKKYSNGEVTIVWKPHLCWHSGKCVFGLPAVFDVNRRPWIDPMGATTEEIINQVEQCPSKALSYLVDMKQKEVEQPSK, encoded by the coding sequence ATGCGAGAGATAACCAAGAAATACTCGAACGGGGAGGTGACGATAGTCTGGAAGCCGCACCTGTGCTGGCATTCCGGTAAATGTGTCTTTGGGTTGCCGGCTGTATTTGACGTAAACCGAAGGCCCTGGATCGATCCGATGGGTGCGACGACGGAAGAGATTATCAATCAGGTCGAACAATGTCCCTCGAAGGCATTGTCGTACCTGGTCGATATGAAGCAGAAAGAGGTCGAACAACCCTCAAAATAA
- a CDS encoding alpha/beta fold hydrolase: MRPGVVGLLILLISVSCLSQTQHVVAVPASDGILLDATYYVPSTSPPRSGYPAIIFIHGFAMSKAETDASAQIYARMGYLTFTYSVRGHGNSQGFSTIMSWKERDDLKTVVTYVGNLPGVNASAIGLTGGSQGGLHGLWAAADDLPVAAITADVIGPHWASDMLANGCYRTTLAYLLSANTVRFDPIRDSLLNHFIADDYDGFYTRFVPPRDIDARAFELARTPLMMFGKWQDHYFRANEGINAYDVYRARKNAEKLYIGTGGHYSDDVPSEWNYQFGWITSWFDQFLMGNNNGILRQPDITYAYSALPMDTNGYFTWTRRTLPGWPPAGITPFKFYLSANGSLSPNPLPVSNASQVLLNDFRDPDYSIYWAYWDDFQGEWFDSSFHRQALVFQSAPLSGNVDWLGVPTMHLYVSSDADKFPVNAQVYEVDPAGNKCFVNRINYEGRGNQPGTLHAIDADGNAHAHRFKAGNSIRIELTNIDQTNRKLLGYYPFVVPVFQRSHTTIYMDAAHPSYIELPILAGIPLGVPTAGGNPTPEEFSLAQNYPNPFNPTTTIYYSLAHRAKVVVDIYDVLGRQVERLVDQVQDPGEKSVRWDASGFSGGIYLYRLEATSGSDPSNTFTSVKKMVLIK, encoded by the coding sequence ATGAGACCCGGCGTTGTTGGATTATTGATTCTCCTGATTTCAGTATCTTGCCTTTCCCAGACCCAGCATGTGGTAGCGGTCCCTGCTTCTGATGGAATTCTGCTTGATGCAACGTATTATGTGCCCTCGACATCTCCACCGCGTTCCGGATATCCTGCGATTATTTTCATTCATGGTTTTGCCATGAGCAAGGCCGAGACGGACGCCTCTGCCCAAATCTACGCCCGGATGGGGTACCTGACCTTTACCTATTCCGTGCGCGGGCACGGAAACTCCCAGGGGTTTTCGACGATCATGTCGTGGAAGGAACGCGACGATTTAAAAACGGTCGTTACGTATGTCGGCAACTTGCCGGGTGTGAACGCTTCGGCAATCGGGCTTACGGGCGGATCACAGGGCGGGCTCCATGGGTTGTGGGCGGCGGCGGATGACCTCCCGGTAGCGGCGATCACCGCCGACGTGATCGGTCCGCATTGGGCCTCCGACATGCTTGCCAATGGCTGCTATCGCACCACGCTTGCCTATCTCCTTTCCGCGAACACGGTGCGTTTCGACCCGATCCGCGATTCGCTCCTCAATCACTTCATCGCGGATGACTACGACGGTTTTTACACAAGGTTTGTTCCTCCCCGCGACATCGACGCCCGGGCTTTCGAGCTTGCAAGAACGCCCCTGATGATGTTCGGCAAATGGCAGGATCACTACTTCAGGGCGAACGAGGGGATCAACGCGTACGATGTGTACCGCGCGAGGAAGAATGCCGAAAAACTCTACATCGGTACCGGGGGACATTATTCTGACGATGTGCCGTCGGAATGGAACTATCAGTTCGGTTGGATCACCAGCTGGTTTGATCAATTTCTCATGGGCAACAACAACGGAATCCTGCGTCAACCCGATATCACGTATGCATACAGCGCGTTGCCGATGGATACGAACGGATATTTTACGTGGACACGGCGAACGTTGCCCGGCTGGCCTCCTGCAGGAATCACCCCCTTCAAATTCTATTTGTCGGCAAACGGTTCCCTGTCGCCCAACCCGCTTCCGGTTTCCAATGCGAGTCAGGTGCTCCTGAACGACTTCCGCGACCCGGACTATTCGATCTACTGGGCATACTGGGATGATTTTCAGGGCGAATGGTTCGATTCCTCATTTCACCGGCAGGCCCTCGTGTTCCAATCGGCCCCGTTGTCGGGGAATGTCGACTGGCTCGGCGTGCCGACGATGCATCTCTATGTCTCATCCGATGCGGACAAGTTTCCGGTCAACGCTCAGGTGTATGAAGTCGACCCCGCGGGCAACAAGTGTTTTGTCAACAGGATCAACTATGAGGGGAGAGGCAATCAGCCGGGCACCCTTCACGCCATCGACGCGGACGGAAATGCGCATGCGCACCGTTTCAAGGCAGGGAATTCAATCCGGATTGAACTGACGAATATTGATCAAACGAACAGAAAGCTGCTTGGATACTATCCCTTCGTCGTCCCGGTCTTCCAGCGAAGCCATACAACGATCTATATGGATGCGGCTCATCCCAGTTACATCGAGTTGCCCATTCTTGCAGGGATTCCGCTGGGAGTACCAACTGCCGGTGGGAATCCGACCCCGGAGGAATTCAGCCTCGCTCAGAACTATCCAAATCCGTTCAATCCCACGACGACGATCTACTATTCGCTGGCGCATCGGGCGAAAGTGGTCGTCGATATTTATGACGTCCTCGGAAGACAGGTCGAGAGGCTGGTTGATCAAGTCCAGGATCCGGGTGAGAAGTCTGTCCGTTGGGACGCCTCCGGCTTCTCGGGCGGAATCTACCTCTACCGGCTGGAGGCAACAAGCGGCTCGGATCCGTCCAACACATTTACAAGTGTGAAGAAAATGGTGCTGATCAAGTAA